The following are encoded together in the Limanda limanda chromosome 12, fLimLim1.1, whole genome shotgun sequence genome:
- the atxn3 gene encoding ataxin-3: protein MDSIFHEKQEGSLCAQHCLNNLLQGEYFTPVDLSSIAHQLDEEERMRMAEGGMASNEYRTFLQQPSGNMDDSGFFSIQVISNALSVWGLELILFNSREYQSLMINPINENAFICNYKEHWFTVRKLGQQWFNLNSLLTGPELISDTYLALFLAQLQQEGYSIFVIRGNLPECEAEQILRIMRVQQQQRPRLIGEDEAQTSAGRPAAVGQAEMNFGVEDEVVDEDDELKRALALSRQDIDVEDEEADLRRAIQLSMQGAVMSNTSPESEVGAVKLGSQAAGSSAGSQREGQSDALTAEELRKRRQAYFDRQQQQAQPSNPQQTDINSVGGSGSVNTGSEEDQQQKLGQ from the exons ATGGATTCCATATTTCATGAGAAA CAAGAGGGCTCTCTGTGCGCCCAGCACTGCCTCAACAACCTCCTGCAGGGTGAGTACTTCACTCCTGTGGACCTGTCCTCCATCGCTCACCAGCTCGATGaagaagagaggatgaggatggcGGAGGGAGGTATGGCCAGCAACGAGTACAGGACGTTCTTACAG CAACCATCTGGGAACATGGATGACAGTGGGTTCTTTTCAATACAA GTTATTAGCAATGCTCTGAGTGTGTGGGGCTTGGAGCTGATCCTCTTCAACAGCCGGGAGTACCAGAGCTTGATGATAAATCCAAT AAACGAGAATGCCTTCATTTGCAACTACAAGGAGCACTGGTTTACTGTACGCAAACTAGGACAACAG TGGTTTAACCTGAATTCACTGTTGACTGGACCAGAGCTGATATCAGACACCTATCTAGCCCTTTTCCTTGCACAGCTACAACAAGAAG gttaTTCCATATTTGTGATTCGAGGAAACCTCCCTGAGTGTGAGGCAGAGCAGATCCTTCGGATCATGagagttcagcagcagcagcggcccAGGCTCATTGGAGAGGACGAGGCCCAGACAAGTGCAGG CAGGCCAGCAGCTGTGGGCCAGGCAGAGATGAACTTTGGTGTGGAGGATGAGGTTGTAGATGAAGATGACGAACTGAAGAGAGCCTTGGCACTTAGCAGACAGGACATAGATGTAGAAGATGAGGAGGCTGATCTTCGTAGGGCCATACAGCTCAGCATGCAAG GAGCAGTGATGAGCAACACATCACCAGAGTCTGAAGTGGGAGCTGTGAAATTAGGCAGTCAGGCAGCAGGGAGTTCTGCAGGAAGTCAAAGAGAAGGTCAAAGCGATGCTCTCACAGCCGAggaactgaggaagaggagacaagcCTACTTTGATCG gcagcagcaacaagctcaGCCGAGCAATCCTCAACAAACAGACATAAACTCAGTAGGTGGCTCAG GATCTGTGAACACTGGCTCTGAGGAGGACCAACAACAAAAGCTCGGCCAGTGA
- the serpina10b gene encoding protein Z-dependent protease inhibitor, producing MVVPSNLPRLDIMALDKMKMGLICILSYMCFLIPLHQAQLPSATISDLSFKNMDFAMKLYRKISSYNDENIFFSPLSISTSFSALLMASDGVTREELLKGLNLEQLEIADQPELIPRLFQLLHENITQNGSLKLEEGMALFVNQHFEVAKNFENQIKTIFDADIKTVDFTDTEASVKFINEYVKKKTEGKVEEIISSLDTQTQLMLINTIFFQGAWELPFNPIDTQSYPFYIDNYNIVQVPMMTQLANFYMTLDVPLGAKVLKLPYKKGVSMLILLPNKGVDYTVIDDQITARKFLEWVTNLQKTKLEVSMPKFILEQSYSLHHILPDMGMPSIFTNSANLTRLSKDQPIKLSEVLHKAVIDVDETGTTAAAATTTGITGYSLPRSFTINRPFFFFIYHEDTNTLLFMGRVTDPTKN from the exons ATG GTTGTTCCTTCAAACCTTCCTAGACTTGACATTATGGCTTTAGACAAAATGAAGATGGGGTTGATTTGTATTCTATCCTACATGTGCTTCCTCATTCCTCTCCACCAAGCACAACTTCCAAGTGCCACCATCTCAGATCTTTCTTTCAAAAACATGGACTTTGCCATGAAGCTTTACAGAAAAATATCCAGTTACAACGACGAGAACATATTTTTCTCACCCCTGAGCATCTCGACCAGTTTCAGTGCTCTCTTGATGGCTTCTGACGGCGTCACCCGCGAGGAGTTGCTCAAGGGTCTCAACCTGGAGCAGCTCGAGATAGCTGACCAGCCAGAACTCATCCCGAGACTTTTCCAGCTCCTTCACGAGAACATCACACAGAACGGATCGCTGAAACTGGAAGAAGGCATGGCCCTCTTCGTTAACCAGCATTTTGAGGTGGCAAAGAATTTTGAAAACCAGATCAAGACGATTTTTGATGCTGACATTAAAACTGTAGACTTCACAGACACAGAGGCAAGTGTCAAGTTCATCAATGAATACGTCAAGAAAAAGACTGAGGGCAAAGTGGAAGAGATTATATCAAGCCTGGACACACAGACCCAGCTCATGTTAATCAACACAATTTTCTTCCAGG GAGCCTGGGAGTTGCCGTTCAACCCCATTGACACTCAAAGTTATCCCTTCTACATCGATAACTATAACATTGTGCAAGTGCCCATGATGACTCAATTGGCTAATTTCTACATGACACTCGACGTCCCACTCGGAGCCAAAGTGCTGAAGCTGCCATACAAGAAAGGTGTCTCCATGCTCATCCTGCTACCCAACAAAGGCGTCGACTACACTGTGATCGATGATCAAATCACTGCTCGCAAGTTCCTCGAGTGGGTCACAAATCTGCAAAAAAC CAAACTGGAGGTCAGCATGCCCAAATTCATTCTGGAGCAGTCGTATTCCCTGCACCACATCCTACCAGACATGGGCATGCCTAGTATCTTCACTAATTCAGCCAATTTGACAAGGCTGAGTAAGGATCAACCCATCAAATTGTCAGAG GTGCTGCACAAGGCTGTGATTGACGTGGATGAAACTGGGACCACGGCAGCAGCTGCCACAACAACCGGCATTACCGGGTATTCCTTACCCCGGTCATTCACTATCAACAGgccatttttcttcttcatataTCATGAAGACACAAACACTCTGCTGTTCATGGGTCGGGTGACTGACCCCACCAAAAACTAG
- the ubr1 gene encoding E3 ubiquitin-protein ligase UBR1: MADGERSSDGLQDPSKEWLEAADSRAELLRYLREQVPQIFCLKKDFGPQEKEEIIQSRLFLPLECFLFGEDPQEGLEKLQHDSASSQLCGRVFKEGETVYSCRDCAIDPTCVLCMDCFQNSVHKSHRYKMHASSGGGFCDCGDVEAWKIGPCCSKHDPGAATAMVTDECVHQLEPELYGRAEKLFQVLLQYLTDFLVWEESFDLPPELQPRQKENAYYCVLYNDEHHSYDHVIYTLQRSVNCDQAEAQTHTALIDKEGRRAVKRGTLRSCQQAKDLIRSNSEHISLQPLRVEILHAAVMAHQSFALRLGCWFQKIIGYSAGFRQAFCQVALEPDRDRDLPCFISKLMLHDARMYKGARKIVHELIFCSMLMETEFKRHFAIEFTKHYKQLQKDFINDDHERNISITALSVQIFTVPTLARQLIEEGNVIKVVVDTVMDLLREHLDDNNRFFFLGYNSDKFARIQVIFHDLRYILISKPSTWTDKLRIQFFEGFRVFLGLLKCMQGMEEVKRQFGQHIAVEPEWEAGFSLQIQLRHILAMFQDWCSSDDEILLLAFKECHKDLMQRNNQPFRREATDFYMCKHILNVRPYKVSQEPVSIHLPISRLLAGLYVLLCKTGAIEHLENPEIYDFTQLVEHPLRCVVLAAQVSAEMWRRNGLSLVSQVYYYQDVKCRDEMYDKDILMLQIAASKMDPNHFLMLILLRFELFDYFNGSCSSKDQDELVQWNRLTEEMLYLLIVVVGERFVPGISQVTREDVTMREVVHLLCIEPMAHSSLVKGLPENESHETGLETVISKVATFKKPGVSGHGLYGVKKERLVEFNPFFYHYSRSQHSKAEESQKKRRTHEGNDKALRPPVPPAFCPDFANIVRLLCCDVIIHILRRVLQRAAEDRATHWTEAMIQRALHVIGQALLEEKTQLEESTEEEVTFDFSLKARRIGSEHGKSVFLLLSKIKTLPSLEAQKDMVKWALQMFEIVKCLREKSSPSASMSMETNRPEESVQDKEKAERKRKAEAAKLHRQKIMAQMSAMQKNFIESNKMLYDNMPDSGIQEEPPTAVESCAMEHKELCVAVGPERGSTPADREVLTCILCQEEQEVVAQRPAMVLTACVQRSTVLTQCRGKMVTNRGEGSGTTYPLLMPPELSVGTHTGSCGHVMHAICWQKYFEAVQNTTRNRLHAELIIDLENGEYLCPLCKSLCNTVVPLIPLEPLTFNYENAEIIGQHLTMPRWIQILSARIKGLKSVTQDNDSSTEGNSSEAETGLCGQGQPDFRSILSYGVQEPRKFSDSIVEMLVVCATTVHRVGLQTAPNELCPRVPIMAWNTCAFTIQSIENILQAEDKSLFGSLQNRQLAGLKAIVQFSASQRLKSSQAVIQRHFTDMLGALLPVLSRKTQPSLLEVDFFHLLVGMVLSIPSLYQEEAVDLQPSAVSSAYNHLHILHLVTMAHIVQVVLSSTDFNPVAGGEETEEARAAAELYSVVSQHTGRLVPDVPGSSVAEKVKRGIEPFLRCAALFFNCLTGVHPPEEVYSTSVTSQGQMEALCSYLALPSNVFQLFQEHRDTVNPLLQRWCGSPAITKALKGKTQTVRYPRRRNRLIDLPEDYSALLNQASHFQCPKSTDDERKHPTLCLFCGAMLCSQSSCCLSQLDGEDVGACTAHAATCGAGVGMFLRIRECEIILMASKTRGSTYPAPYLDDYGETDPHLGRGNPLHLCPERYRKLNQLWQQHCILEEIARSLEVVNVMYAFEWQML, encoded by the exons ATGGCGGACGGTGAGAGATCCTCAGACGGACTGCAAGACCCCAGCAAG GAATGGCTGGAGGCTGCAGACAGCAGGGCGGAGCTGCTCCGCTACCTGAGGGAGCAGGTGCCTCAGATCTTCTGCCTGAAGAAAGACTTCGGCCctcaggagaaagaggagatcaTTCAGAGCCGACTCTTCCTCCCTTTGgagtgtttcctgtttggaGAAGATCCTCAGGAGGGTCTGGAGAAGCTCCAGCATGACAGCGCCTCTTCCCAGCTCTGTGGACGTGTCTtcaaagagggagagactgtCTACTCTTGCAG GGATTGTGCAATAGATCCCACTTGTGTTCTGTGCATGGATTGCTTCCAAAATAGTGTACACAAAAGCCATCGTTACAAG ATGCATGCGTCATCAGGAGGGGGGTTCTGTGATTGCGGGGATGTAGAGGCCTGGAAGATTGGCCCCTGTTGCTCCAAACACGACCCAGGGGCAGCCACTGCCATGGTAACG gatgagtgtgtgcatcAGCTGGAGCCTGAGCTCTATGGGCGTGCGGAGAAGCTGTTCCAGGTTCTGTTGCAATACCTCACAGATTTCCTGGTGTGGGAGGAGAGCTTTGATCTGCCACCGGAGCTCCAGCCCCG acaaaaagaaaatgcataCTACTGTGTTTTGTACAACGACGAGCACCACTCGTACGACCATGTCATCTACACCCTGCAGCGTTCTGTCAACTGTGATCAGGCTGaagcacagacgcacacagcaCTTATTGACAAGGAg GGTCGGCGTGCAGTAAAGAGAGGAACCCTTCGCTCATGTCAGCAAGCAAAAGACCTTATCAGG TCCAACTCGGAGCACATTTCCCTGCAGCCTCTGCGCGTGGAGATCCTTCACGCTGCCGTCATGGCTCATCAGTCTTTTGCCCTGCGTCTCGGCTGCTGGTTCCAAAAGATCATCGGTTACTCAG cCGGCTTCAGGCAGGCTTTCTGTCAGGTGGCACTTGAGCCAGACCGGGATAGAGACCTCCCGTGTTTCATCAGCAAACTCATGCTGCACGACGCCAGGATGTACAAAG GAGCTCGCAAGATTGTACATGAGCTGATTTTCTGCAGCATGCTGATGGAGACAGAGTTCAAGAGGCATTTTGCAATCGAGTTTACAAAG CACTATAAGCAGCTGCAGAAGGATTTCATCAATGATGACCATGAGAGGAATATATCCATCACCGCTCTGTCTGTACAAATCTTCACTGTACCCACACTG GCCAGACAGCTGATTGAAGAGGGCAATGTCATTAAGGTGGTAGTCGACACCGTTATGGATTTGCTGCGCGAACACCTGGATGACAACAATCGCTTCTTCTTCCTCGGCTACAACTCAGACAAGTTTGCACGCATCCAGGTCATCTTCCACGACCTCAG ATATATTCTGATCAGTAAACCCTCAACATGGACTGACAAGCTGCGTATACAGTTCTTTGAGGGGTTCAGAGTCTTTCTTGGGCTTCTCAAATGCATGCAG GGtatggaggaggtgaagcgcCAGTTTGGGCAACATATTGCAGTAGAGCCAGAGTGGGAAGCTGGATTTTCTCTTCAGATCCAGCTGCGCCACATTCTTGCTATGTTTCAGGACTGGTGTTCCTCTGAT GACGAGATCTTGCTGCTTGCATTTAAGGAGTGCCACAAAGACCTCATGCAGCGCAATAACCAGCCCTTCCGTAGGGAGGCCACTGACTTCTACATGTGCAAACACATTCTCAATGTTCGCCCTTACAAAGTGTCTCAGGAGCCTGTCAGCATACACCTGCCTATCTCCAGACTACTGGCTG GCTTGTATGTACTTCTGTGCAAAACAGGAGCAATTGAGCATCTGGAGAATCCT GAGATCTATGACTTCACCCAGCTGGTGGAACATCCTCTGCGCTGTGTGGTGCTGGCTGCTCAGGTCTCAGCAGAAATGTGGCGGAGAAACGGGCTTTCATTGGTCAGCCAG GTCTACTACTACCAGGATGTAAAATGCAGGGATGAGATGTACGACAAGGACATTCTCATGCTTCAG ATAGCTGCTTCCAAGATGGACCCCAACCACTTCCTCATGCTGATCCTGCTGCGTTTCGAGCTCTTTGATTATTTTAACGGAAGTTGTTCAAGCAAAGACCAG GACGAGCTGGTACAGTGGAATCGATTGACGGAAGAGATGTTGTACCTGCTGATCGTCGTAGTTG GTGAGCGCTTTGTGCCCGGGATCAGTCAAGTGACCAGAGAGGATGTGACGATGAGGGAGGTCGTCCACCTGCTGTGCATCGAGCCAATGGCTCATAGTAGCCTGGTCAAAGGCCTTCCAGAGAAT GAGAGCCACGAAACAGGCCTGGAGACGGTGATTTCTAAAGTGGCCACCTTCAA AAAACCAGGAGTGTCAGGCCACGGACTGTATGGAGTCAAAAAAGAGCGTTTGGTAGAATTCAACCCTTTCTTCTACCATTACTCGAGGTCCCAGCACAGCAAG GCAGAAGAgtcacagaagaagaggaggactcATGAGGGCAATGATAAAG CTCTTCGTCCCCCGGTGCCCCCGGCCTTCTGCCCAGATTTCGCCAACATCGTGCGTCTCCTCTGCTGTGACGTTATCATCCACATCCTGAGACGTGTCCTtcagagagctgcagaggaCCGGGCGACGCACTGGACAGAAGCCATGATCCAGAGG GCCCTCCATGTGATTGGTCAGGCGTTGCttgaggagaaaacacagctTGAGGaaagcacagaggaggaagtgacatTCGATTTCAGCCTTAAGGCTCGCA GAATTGGGTCAGAACACGGCAAGTCTGTGTTCCTGCTATTGTCCAAGATTAAGACTCTTCCATCGCTTGAAGCTCAGAAAGACATGGTCAAATGGGCTCTACAG aTGTTTGAAATTGTCAAGTGCCTAAGAGAGAAGTCCAGTCCATCAGCATCCATGAGTATGGAGACAAACAGGCCAGAGGAG AGTGTTCAGGACAAGGAGAAAGCCGAGCGGAAAAGGAAGGCGGAGGCAGCCAAACTCCACCGTCAGAAGATTATGGCTCAAATGTCGGCAATGCAGAAGAACTTCATCGAGTCCAACAAGATGCTGTATGACAACATGCCTGACAGCGGGATACAGGAAGAGCCTCCTACAGCTGTTGAGAG CTGTGCCATGGAGCATAAGGAGCTGTGTGTAGCCGTCGGCCCAGAGCGAGGGTCGACCCCAGCTGACAGGGAGGTGCTGACCTGCATTCTTtgtcaggaggagcaggaagtggtGGCTCAGCGTCCGGCGATGGTACTGACGGCCTGTGTCCAGAGGTCCACGGTGCTGACACAGTGCAGAGGAAAGATGGTGACCaacagaggagaag GGTCAGGGACAACATATCCCCTGTTAATGCCTCCTGAATTGTCAGTAGGGACCCACACTGGCAGCTGTGGACATGTCATGCACGCCATATGTTGGCAGAA ATATTTTGAGGCAGTCCAGAATACGACCAGGAATCGACTGCACGCTGAGCTGATCATCGACCTGGAGAACGGGGAGTACCTGTGTCCCCTGTGCAAGTCTCTGTGCAATACCGTTGTCCCTCTCATCCCACTGGAACCATTAACATTTAACTA TGAGAATGCAGAGATAATTGGCCAGCACTTGACCATGCCTCGCTGGATCCAGATCCTCTCTGCCAGGATTAAAGGTCTCAAGTCAGTCACTCAGGATAATG ATAGCAGCACAGAAGGAAACAGCTCAGAGGCGGAGACGGGGCTGTGTGGACAGGGACAGCCGGACTTTAGATCCATTCTCAGCTATGGGGTTCAAGAACC GAGAAAGTTTTCAGACAGCATAGTGGAGATGCTGGTCGTGTGCGCCACCACCGTGCACAGGGTGGGACTGCAGACGGCGCCCAATGAGCTGTGTCCTCGTGTGCCCATTATGGCCTGGAATACATGTGCCTTCACTATTCAGTCCATAG AAAACATTTTGCAGGCAGAGGACAAATCATTGTTTGGATCCTTACAAAACAGACAG CTTGCAGGTCTAAAGGCAATAGTTCAGTTTTCAGCATCCCAGAGACTTAAGAGCTCTCAGGCTGTAATCCAAAGGCACTTCACAGACATGCTGGGGG CTTTGCTTCCAGTTCTGAGCAGAAAAACCCAGCCGTCCCTTCTGGAGGTGGATTTCTTCCATCTTCTG GTGGGTATGGTGTTGTCTATACCCTCACTGTACCAGGAAGAGGCTGTAGACTTACAGCCGTCTGCTGTCAGCTCTGCCTACAACCACTTGCACATCTTACACCTGGTCACCATGGCACACATCGTCCAGGTCGTCCTGTCCTCTACTG ATTTTAATCCAGTGGCTGGtggagaggagacggaggaggcgagagcagctgcagagctgtACAGTGTCGTGTCACAACACACTGGCAG GTTGGTTCCAGATGTGCCCGGCAGCTCTGTGGCAGAAAAAGTGAAGAGAGGAATCGAACCTTTCCTGCGCTGTGCTGCTCTCTTTTTCAATTGCCTTACTGGAGTACATCCTCCGGAGGAAGTTTATAGTACTTCTG TTACCTCCCAAGGACAGATGGAGGCACTATGCAGTTATTTGGCACTACCCTCCAATGTGTTCCAGCTCTTCCAGGAGCACAGAGACACCGTTAATCCGCTGCTGCAGAG GTGGTGCGGGAGCCCAGCTATAACCAAAGCCCTGAAAGGCAAAACCCAGACAGTCAG ATATCCCAGGAGAAGGAATCGTTTGATTGATCTTCCCGAGGATTATAGTGCTCTCCTCAATCAAGCCAGCCATTTCCA GTGTCCCAAGTCCACGGATGACGAGAGGAAGCACCCGACACTGTGCCTGTTCTGTGGGGCCATGCTGTGCTCTCAGAGCTCCTGCTGTCTCAGTCAGCTGGACGGGGAAGATGTGGGAGCGTGCACCGCCCACGCTGCGACCTGTGGTGCTGGTGTGGGGATGTTCCTGAG GATAAGAGAGTGTGAAATTATCCTGATGGCCAGTAAGACTCGAGGAAGCACATACCCTGCTCCTTACCTGGACGATTATGGAGAGACTGATCCTCACCTTGG